A genomic region of Maridesulfovibrio bastinii DSM 16055 contains the following coding sequences:
- a CDS encoding ATP-binding protein: MSDNCKHGACDFSLDEAEHELEGFFCLEASFKGNIECSAQACEKLMDSISMSPAAGDWFEISLLLQEAVNNAVLHGCSNCTDHEVKVTVCSNGSTVEVHVKHNGAAWDWQSEDWDLPDPDSVCGRGLFIIDSYAHEKKISDDGRSMVLIRRLGSD; encoded by the coding sequence ATGAGCGATAACTGTAAACATGGTGCCTGCGATTTCTCACTTGATGAAGCTGAACATGAGCTGGAGGGATTCTTCTGCCTTGAAGCATCATTCAAGGGCAATATTGAATGCTCTGCTCAGGCCTGCGAAAAACTCATGGATTCAATAAGCATGTCACCTGCTGCGGGTGACTGGTTTGAAATTTCGCTGCTTCTTCAGGAAGCCGTCAACAATGCCGTTCTGCACGGGTGCAGCAACTGTACCGACCATGAAGTAAAAGTGACTGTGTGCAGCAACGGAAGCACTGTTGAGGTCCATGTCAAACATAACGGGGCGGCCTGGGACTGGCAGTCTGAAGACTGGGATCTTCCTGACCCTGATTCCGTCTGCGGGCGCGGGCTTTTCATTATCGACAGTTATGCTCACGAAAAAAAGATAAGTGATGACGGCCGCAGTATGGTTCTTATCCGCCGTTTGGGGAGCGATTAG
- a CDS encoding peptide chain release factor 3 produces MERQIQKEVERRRTFGIISHPDAGKTTLTEKLLLFGGAIQMAGTVKSRKANRHATSDWMKMEQERGISVTTSVMKFHYKDYEVNLLDTPGHQDFSEDTYRVLTAVDSALMVIDSAKGVENQTRKLMEVCRMRDTPIMTFINKLDREGLDPFELMSDIEETLNIECAPLSWPIGMGKDFKGTYNIHKKKLHLFSATHNGGIQKGEVIDDINSEHLDELIGSDNAEQLREELELLDGAGYPFDRQRYLDGKQTPVFFGSAINNFGVQEMLDSFVELAPAPRPRATTTREVSPLEPEFSAVAFKIQANMDPAHRDRIAFMRICSGKFTRGMKVRHHRINKEIQIANATIFMAQDRTGVEEAWPGDIIGVHNHGTIKIGDTFSQKEELKFTGIPNFAPEHFRRVILRDPLKSKQLTKGLHQLAEEGAVQLFKPLGNNDNILGAVGVLQFDVIMSRLKNEYGVEALYEPVEYYTARWIYSKDKKQLEGIKKRYPRFVALDGDDNLTFLAPSQWRLQQAEEEWPEISFNKTREHQ; encoded by the coding sequence CTGGAACGCCAGATACAAAAAGAAGTTGAACGCAGAAGGACGTTCGGCATAATCAGCCACCCTGACGCCGGTAAAACAACACTGACTGAAAAACTGCTTCTCTTTGGAGGGGCTATTCAGATGGCCGGAACGGTAAAATCAAGAAAAGCCAACCGCCATGCAACATCCGACTGGATGAAAATGGAGCAGGAACGCGGAATTTCGGTAACAACTTCGGTTATGAAATTTCATTACAAGGACTATGAGGTAAACCTGCTTGATACTCCCGGTCACCAGGACTTTTCCGAAGATACCTACAGGGTTCTCACTGCTGTTGACTCGGCTCTTATGGTTATAGACAGCGCCAAAGGTGTTGAAAACCAGACCCGCAAGCTGATGGAAGTCTGCCGCATGCGTGATACTCCGATCATGACTTTCATAAACAAGCTCGACCGTGAAGGACTCGATCCTTTCGAACTGATGTCGGATATCGAAGAAACCCTTAATATTGAATGCGCTCCCCTGAGCTGGCCCATAGGTATGGGAAAAGACTTCAAGGGAACATATAATATCCACAAAAAGAAACTGCATCTTTTTTCAGCCACCCACAACGGAGGCATACAAAAAGGTGAAGTAATTGATGACATAAACAGTGAACACCTTGATGAGCTTATCGGCAGTGATAACGCTGAACAGCTGCGTGAGGAACTGGAACTGCTTGACGGAGCCGGTTATCCTTTTGACCGCCAACGCTATCTTGACGGAAAACAGACTCCGGTATTTTTCGGTAGTGCCATCAACAACTTCGGGGTTCAGGAAATGCTGGATTCATTTGTGGAACTTGCCCCGGCCCCGAGGCCGAGAGCGACCACAACCAGAGAAGTCTCCCCTCTTGAACCTGAATTTTCAGCAGTGGCTTTTAAAATTCAGGCCAATATGGACCCGGCCCACAGGGACCGTATTGCTTTTATGCGTATCTGCTCAGGGAAATTCACCCGCGGAATGAAAGTGCGCCACCATCGCATTAATAAAGAAATTCAGATTGCAAACGCCACCATATTCATGGCTCAGGACCGTACCGGAGTCGAAGAAGCCTGGCCCGGCGATATTATCGGTGTTCACAACCACGGAACCATAAAAATAGGTGATACCTTCAGCCAGAAGGAAGAGCTTAAATTTACCGGCATACCGAACTTTGCACCTGAACATTTCCGCAGAGTAATTCTGCGTGATCCCTTGAAAAGCAAACAGCTTACCAAGGGATTGCATCAGCTGGCCGAAGAAGGTGCCGTACAGTTGTTTAAGCCTCTCGGTAACAATGACAACATTCTCGGAGCTGTAGGAGTTCTGCAGTTTGACGTGATTATGTCCCGTCTTAAAAACGAGTATGGAGTCGAGGCCCTTTACGAACCGGTTGAATACTACACAGCACGCTGGATTTACTCAAAGGACAAAAAACAACTTGAGGGTATTAAAAAAAGATACCCCAGATTTGTGGCTCTGGACGGGGACGACAATCTTACTTTTCTCGCTCCCAGCCAGTGGAGACTCCAGCAGGCTGAAGAAGAATGGCCTGAAATATCTTTCAACAAGACAAGGGAACATCAATAA